From the Chloroflexia bacterium SDU3-3 genome, one window contains:
- a CDS encoding tetratricopeptide repeat protein, with product MSEKFSFDQPSWHPNHVFNAGNLTVNMPTFSAAPSRVTFIPYQRNKDFVGREKELAWLNEHLALPNAVVGITAEGGQGKTQLATEFAHLCAANPAAWPGGVQWVSMGDPSSVPSVVAALGVRFGIIGYAMMSLEEQVAAARRVFEGPEPRLLIFDNCEDPALLRSWRPAGGGARILLTSRFSNWKPNQLVRMPLPSLPRSAALRLLLAGRANVLDTSVEALCGDPAADAVCMVLGDHALALYLAGSYLAEKPRYSLKSFSSELAARMLDAPALKVIDPDSPTSYPRHVAETIALSVDLLNPMYEDNEHARSLLHMAAHVAPGEPIPAALLLQALRIDDALLDAAMRRLCAVGLAHNTRDGGVQVHRLVVAYAYAQQHGWRAHSHAECMAAALCDLARTANAAADLAAMQPLLPHIHYAAETAEQRKSSHAGTLFNHLGFYAQKIAEYATAKALYQRALENDELYYGADHPKVARNLNNLGCVLHDLGDLAGARAALEHALAVDEAHFGRNDPELSYELNNLGILLHDLGDLAGAQSYLERALQIDEVAYGPNHPKVAYETNNLGILAQIQGDLDRALDLHQRADAIDRLHYGTEHPRVARDLSSIASVLRAKGRLVEAQERYLQALKINQNYYGPDHPEVATTVNSLGHVAKDLGDPSQAHEHYQRALAIDKRCYGASHPKVARDLLSLGILARGTGNLHMAHMYYEQALTIDQACYGANHPNVSRTLCHMGSLCEMRGELAGAQAYYEQALAIDQRHYGPRHPTVAMLLGNLGGVLHARGVFARAHTCYEQALEIDEASYGFYDARVANDCYNLGVLLTDMQDRYPARAYLERARDIDMRYYGPNHPTLARDLSALGRVVTGLYDLRLAREYLAQALEIDEQFYGPRHPHVAADLNNLGLVVEALGHLTTAHDHYQRALEIDVLHYGDHHPEVAYDLNNLGSVAKELGNLTQARAYLERSLAIFESCLPTDHPKVCKVRDNLAMVETASRAAAPPKRSWWRR from the coding sequence ATGAGTGAGAAGTTCTCCTTTGATCAGCCTAGCTGGCATCCCAACCATGTCTTCAATGCAGGCAATCTCACCGTCAACATGCCCACCTTCTCTGCCGCACCTTCGCGAGTTACCTTTATCCCCTATCAGCGGAACAAAGATTTTGTCGGGCGGGAGAAGGAGCTGGCCTGGCTGAATGAGCACCTCGCCCTTCCCAACGCGGTGGTCGGCATCACTGCCGAGGGTGGCCAGGGCAAGACCCAGCTAGCCACCGAGTTTGCCCACCTGTGCGCCGCCAATCCGGCGGCCTGGCCTGGGGGCGTGCAGTGGGTGAGCATGGGCGATCCCTCGTCGGTGCCATCGGTGGTGGCGGCGCTGGGGGTGCGCTTCGGCATTATCGGCTACGCCATGATGTCGCTTGAGGAGCAGGTGGCGGCTGCTAGGCGTGTGTTTGAAGGGCCAGAGCCTCGGCTGCTGATCTTTGATAACTGCGAAGACCCTGCCCTGCTGCGCTCGTGGCGGCCTGCGGGCGGCGGTGCGCGGATCCTGCTCACCTCGCGCTTTTCCAACTGGAAGCCGAACCAGCTTGTGCGGATGCCGCTTCCCAGCCTTCCTCGCTCGGCGGCCCTGCGGCTGCTGCTGGCGGGGCGCGCGAATGTGCTGGACACCTCGGTTGAGGCGCTGTGTGGCGACCCCGCCGCCGATGCCGTGTGTATGGTATTGGGCGACCACGCGCTGGCACTGTACTTGGCTGGCTCTTATTTGGCCGAAAAGCCGCGCTACTCGCTGAAGTCGTTCTCATCCGAGCTGGCTGCTCGCATGCTTGATGCCCCTGCCCTAAAGGTGATCGATCCTGACTCGCCCACCAGCTATCCCCGCCATGTGGCCGAGACCATTGCGCTCTCGGTCGACCTGCTTAACCCCATGTATGAGGATAACGAGCATGCGCGCAGCCTGCTGCATATGGCGGCCCATGTGGCCCCCGGTGAGCCGATCCCGGCGGCGCTGCTGCTTCAGGCGCTCAGGATCGACGACGCACTGCTCGATGCGGCGATGCGGCGGCTCTGCGCGGTGGGGCTGGCCCATAACACGCGTGATGGAGGGGTGCAGGTGCATCGCCTCGTGGTTGCCTACGCCTACGCGCAGCAGCACGGCTGGCGGGCGCATTCCCACGCGGAATGTATGGCGGCGGCGCTCTGCGATCTGGCCCGCACCGCCAACGCCGCGGCAGATCTGGCCGCCATGCAGCCGCTGCTGCCGCACATCCACTATGCGGCAGAGACCGCCGAGCAGCGCAAATCGTCGCACGCGGGTACCCTGTTCAATCACCTGGGGTTCTACGCTCAGAAAATTGCCGAGTACGCCACCGCCAAGGCGCTGTACCAGCGGGCGCTGGAGAACGACGAGCTATACTATGGCGCGGATCACCCCAAGGTGGCCCGCAACCTGAATAACCTGGGCTGCGTGCTGCACGATCTGGGCGATCTGGCTGGGGCCCGCGCTGCGCTTGAGCATGCGCTAGCGGTGGATGAGGCCCACTTTGGTCGCAATGACCCCGAGCTTTCCTACGAGCTGAACAATCTGGGGATTCTGCTGCATGATCTGGGCGACCTTGCTGGCGCGCAGAGTTATCTTGAGCGTGCCCTGCAGATCGACGAGGTGGCGTATGGACCGAATCACCCCAAGGTTGCCTATGAGACCAATAATCTGGGCATTCTGGCGCAGATCCAGGGCGATCTGGATCGGGCGCTCGATCTGCACCAGCGGGCCGATGCCATTGACCGCCTGCACTATGGCACCGAGCACCCCAGGGTGGCGCGCGATCTGAGCAGTATCGCAAGCGTGCTGCGCGCTAAAGGTCGCCTCGTCGAGGCGCAGGAGCGATACCTGCAGGCGCTGAAGATCAACCAGAACTACTATGGCCCCGATCACCCCGAGGTGGCGACCACGGTCAACAGCCTGGGCCATGTGGCAAAAGACCTGGGCGACCCGAGCCAAGCTCACGAGCACTACCAGCGGGCGCTGGCGATCGACAAGCGCTGCTACGGCGCGAGCCACCCCAAGGTGGCTCGCGATCTGCTGAGCCTGGGCATTCTGGCGCGCGGCACGGGCAACCTGCACATGGCGCACATGTACTACGAACAGGCGCTGACGATCGACCAAGCCTGCTATGGCGCAAACCACCCCAATGTCTCGCGTACGCTCTGCCATATGGGCAGTCTCTGCGAGATGCGGGGCGAGCTGGCGGGGGCGCAGGCCTACTACGAGCAGGCGCTGGCCATCGACCAGCGCCACTATGGCCCGCGCCACCCCACTGTCGCTATGCTGCTGGGCAACCTGGGTGGCGTGCTGCACGCGCGTGGCGTATTCGCCAGGGCGCATACCTGCTACGAACAGGCGCTGGAGATTGATGAGGCCAGCTATGGCTTCTACGACGCGCGTGTGGCGAATGACTGCTACAACCTGGGCGTGCTGCTGACTGATATGCAGGATCGCTACCCGGCGCGGGCCTACCTTGAGCGGGCGCGAGATATCGACATGCGCTACTATGGCCCAAACCACCCTACGCTGGCCCGCGATCTGAGTGCGCTGGGTCGCGTGGTGACTGGCCTGTATGATCTGCGTCTAGCCCGCGAGTATCTCGCGCAGGCACTGGAGATCGATGAGCAGTTCTACGGCCCCCGCCACCCCCATGTGGCCGCCGACCTAAACAATCTGGGCCTGGTAGTTGAGGCGCTTGGCCATCTCACAACAGCGCATGATCACTATCAGCGTGCGCTGGAGATCGATGTGCTTCACTATGGCGATCACCACCCCGAGGTGGCCTACGATCTGAATAACCTGGGCAGCGTGGCCAAGGAGCTGGGGAACTTGACCCAGGCCCGCGCCTACCTTGAGCGTTCGCTGGCGATCTTCGAGTCGTGTCTGCCGACCGACCACCCCAAGGTGTGTAAAGTGCGCGATAATCTAGCCATGGTGGAAACCGCATCCCGCGCCGCAGCGCCGCCCAAGCGCTCGTGGTGGCGGCGCTAG